The Streptococcus sp. VT 162 genome has a window encoding:
- a CDS encoding adenylosuccinate lyase (Catalyzes two discrete reactions in the de novo synthesis of purines: the cleavage of adenylosuccinate and succinylaminoimidazole carboxamide ribotide), whose translation MINRYSRPEMANIWSEENKYRAWLEVEILADEAWAELGEIPKEDVALIREKADFDIDRILEIEQETRHDVVAFTRAVSETLGEERKWVHYGLTSTDVVDTAYGYLYKQANDIIRRDLENFTNIIADKAKEHKFTIMMGRTHGVHAEPTTFGLKLATWYSEMKRNIERFEHAAAGVEAGKISGAVGNFANIPPFVEKYVCDKLGIRAQEISTQVLPRDLHAEYFAVLASIATSIERMATEIRGLQKSEQREVEEFFAKGQKGSSAMPHKRNPIGSENMTGLARVIRGHMVTAYENVALWHERDISHSSAERIITPDTTILVDYMLNRFGNIVKNLTVFPENMIRNMNSTFGLIFSQRAMLTLIEKGMTREQAYDLVQPKTAYSWDNQVDFKPLLEADPEVTSRLTQEEIDEIFNPAYYTKRVDDIFERIGLGD comes from the coding sequence ATGATCAACCGTTACTCTCGCCCTGAGATGGCGAATATTTGGAGTGAAGAAAATAAATACCGTGCTTGGCTTGAGGTGGAAATCTTGGCTGACGAGGCATGGGCTGAGTTGGGTGAAATCCCTAAGGAAGATGTGGCTTTGATTCGCGAGAAAGCGGACTTTGACATCGACCGTATTTTGGAGATTGAGCAGGAGACGCGCCACGATGTGGTGGCTTTCACACGTGCGGTTTCTGAGACTCTTGGTGAAGAGCGCAAGTGGGTTCACTATGGTTTGACTTCTACCGACGTGGTGGATACTGCCTATGGTTACCTCTACAAGCAGGCCAACGACATCATCCGTCGTGACCTTGAAAACTTCACCAACATCATCGCTGACAAGGCTAAGGAGCACAAGTTCACCATCATGATGGGGCGTACTCACGGTGTGCACGCTGAGCCAACAACTTTTGGTCTTAAATTGGCGACTTGGTACAGCGAAATGAAGCGCAATATCGAGCGTTTCGAGCATGCGGCTGCTGGTGTGGAAGCTGGTAAGATTTCTGGTGCGGTTGGTAACTTTGCCAACATCCCACCATTCGTTGAAAAATACGTCTGCGACAAACTCGGTATCCGTGCTCAAGAAATCTCTACACAGGTGCTTCCTCGTGACCTTCACGCTGAGTACTTCGCAGTTCTTGCCAGCATCGCAACTTCTATCGAGCGTATGGCGACTGAAATTCGTGGTCTTCAAAAATCTGAGCAACGCGAAGTAGAAGAGTTCTTTGCCAAAGGTCAAAAAGGGTCTTCAGCCATGCCTCACAAACGCAACCCTATCGGTTCTGAAAACATGACAGGTTTGGCGCGTGTCATCCGTGGTCACATGGTGACAGCTTATGAAAACGTCGCTCTCTGGCACGAACGTGATATTTCTCACTCATCAGCTGAACGTATCATCACACCAGATACGACCATTTTGGTTGACTACATGCTCAACCGTTTTGGAAATATCGTCAAGAACTTGACGGTCTTCCCAGAAAACATGATCCGCAACATGAACTCTACTTTTGGTCTTATCTTTAGCCAACGTGCCATGTTGACCTTGATTGAGAAAGGCATGACCCGTGAGCAAGCCTATGACCTGGTGCAACCAAAAACAGCCTACTCTTGGGATAACCAAGTAGATTTCAAACCGCTTCTCGAAGCAGATCCAGAAGTGACATCACGCCTCACACAAGAAGAAATCGACGAAATCTTCAACCCTGCATACTACACCAAACGTGTGGATGATATCTTTGAACGTATCGGACTCGGTGATTAA
- a CDS encoding beta-N-acetylhexosaminidase, with the protein MKLEKKQRFSIRKYAVGAASVLIGFAFSAQVVSADGITPAPTAEETVQTIQESPQATEETVDSKVPEKLEEKADKPVKEEVKEDQEAPRTVAPKTEESSAPVVTENATPTPTAEKESPAPAETPAESTSSEKKNEAVTPAVATPSTERAAQVNEKLAKRKMISIDAGRKYFSPDQLKEIIDKAKHYGYTDLHLLVGNDGMRFMLDDMTIKANGKTYASDDVKRALENGTDAYYKDPNGNHLTESQMTDLINYAKNKGIGLIPTVNSPGHMDAILHAMKELGIQKPNFNYFGKESARTVDLDNKEAVEFTKALIDKYAAYFAGKSDIFNIGLDEYANDATNAKGWTVLQTQGKYSKFITYANDLARIVKSHGLKPMAFNDGIYYNSDTSFGTFDKDIIVSMWTGGWGGYDVASSKLLVEKGHQILNTNDAWYYVLGRNADGQGWYNLDQGLNGIKNTPITSVPKSDGATIPFIGGMVAAWADTPSARYSPSRLFKLMRSFANANAEYFAADYESAEQALKEVPTDLNRYTAESVAAVKEAEKAIRSLDSNLSRAQQDTIDQAIAKLQEAVSNLTFTPEAQKEEDAKREVEKLAKNKVISIDAGRKYFTLDQLKRIIDKASELGYSDVHLLLGNDGLRFLLDDMTITANGKTYASDDVKKAIIEGTKAYYDDPNGTTLSQAEITELIEYAKSKGLGIIPAINSPGHMDAMLVAMEKLGIKNPQANFDKVSKTTMDLENEEAMNFVKALIGKYMDFFAGKTKIFNYGTDEYANDATNAQGWYYLKWYGLYGKFAEYSNTLAAMAKERGLQPMAFNDGFYYEDKDDVEFDKDVIISYWSKGWWGYNLASPQYLASKGYKFLNTNGDWYYILGQKPEDGGGFLKKALENTEKTPFNQLASTKYPEVDLPTIGSMLAIWADKPSAEYKEEEIFELMTAFADHNKDYFRADYNALREELAQIPTNLEGYSQESLDALNAAKEALNYNLNRSKQAELDALVAKLKAARLGLKPAATHSGSLDENELAANVETKPELITRAEKIPFEVIKKENPNLPAKQEKIVTPGVDGERTHYISVLTENGKQTETVLDSQVTKEPVTQVVEIGAPITHKGDESGLAPATEAKPRLDIQEEEIPFTTVTHENPLLLKGKTQVVTKGANGRRSHYYSVSTSADGKEVKTLVDSLVTQEAVTQVIEVGTLVTHVGDEHGLAPAAETKPRLDIQEEEIPFTTVTRENPQLPKGQTQVVTKGANGHRTAFYSVNTTADGKEERTLVNSVVTQEAVTQVVEVGTAVEKAEQTAPTTVKADEKQLPATGSQDSAGLVAAGLMATLAAYGLTKRKED; encoded by the coding sequence ATGAAACTAGAAAAGAAACAGCGCTTCTCCATCCGTAAATACGCGGTTGGGGCAGCTTCTGTACTTATAGGATTTGCTTTTAGCGCCCAAGTCGTATCTGCCGACGGGATTACTCCAGCTCCAACAGCTGAAGAAACTGTTCAAACGATTCAGGAGAGTCCACAAGCAACCGAAGAAACTGTAGACTCCAAAGTTCCAGAAAAACTGGAAGAAAAGGCTGACAAACCTGTAAAAGAGGAGGTCAAAGAAGACCAGGAGGCTCCTCGAACGGTTGCTCCAAAAACAGAAGAGTCAAGCGCACCAGTTGTGACAGAAAATGCTACTCCAACTCCTACTGCCGAGAAAGAAAGCCCTGCCCCAGCTGAAACTCCTGCCGAAAGTACTTCTTCAGAAAAGAAAAATGAAGCCGTCACACCTGCAGTAGCCACTCCTAGCACGGAACGAGCAGCTCAGGTAAATGAAAAACTGGCAAAAAGAAAAATGATCTCAATCGACGCTGGACGCAAGTACTTCTCTCCAGACCAACTCAAAGAGATCATCGACAAAGCCAAACACTACGGTTATACTGATCTTCATCTACTAGTTGGAAATGACGGCATGCGTTTCATGCTGGACGACATGACGATCAAAGCCAATGGCAAAACCTATGCAAGTGACGATGTCAAACGTGCACTCGAAAACGGAACCGATGCCTACTACAAGGATCCAAACGGCAACCATTTGACAGAAAGTCAGATGACAGACTTGATCAACTATGCTAAAAACAAAGGCATTGGTCTCATCCCAACTGTAAACAGCCCTGGTCACATGGATGCGATTTTGCATGCTATGAAAGAACTAGGCATCCAAAAACCGAACTTCAACTACTTTGGTAAGGAATCTGCTCGTACTGTTGACCTTGATAACAAAGAAGCGGTTGAATTCACAAAAGCTTTAATCGACAAGTATGCAGCTTACTTCGCTGGCAAATCTGACATCTTCAACATCGGGCTAGACGAGTATGCTAATGATGCTACAAACGCTAAAGGTTGGACTGTCCTTCAAACACAAGGAAAATATAGTAAATTCATCACTTACGCTAATGACCTTGCTCGCATCGTCAAATCTCACGGTCTCAAACCAATGGCCTTCAACGATGGAATCTACTACAATAGCGACACTAGCTTTGGAACCTTTGACAAAGACATCATCGTTTCAATGTGGACTGGTGGATGGGGCGGATACGACGTCGCTTCTTCTAAACTTCTAGTTGAAAAAGGCCACCAAATCCTTAATACAAACGATGCTTGGTACTACGTCCTTGGACGAAATGCCGATGGTCAAGGCTGGTACAACCTCGACCAAGGACTCAATGGTATCAAGAACACTCCAATCACTTCTGTACCAAAATCTGATGGGGCTACTATCCCGTTCATCGGGGGTATGGTAGCTGCTTGGGCGGATACCCCATCTGCACGCTATTCACCATCACGCCTCTTCAAACTCATGCGTAGCTTCGCAAATGCCAATGCTGAATACTTCGCAGCTGACTATGAGTCTGCTGAGCAAGCCCTGAAAGAAGTGCCAACAGACCTTAACCGCTATACTGCAGAAAGTGTCGCAGCTGTAAAAGAAGCTGAAAAAGCCATTCGCTCACTTGATAGCAACCTCAGCCGTGCCCAACAAGATACCATTGACCAAGCAATCGCAAAACTCCAAGAAGCTGTCAGCAATTTGACCTTCACACCAGAAGCTCAAAAAGAAGAAGACGCGAAACGTGAAGTTGAAAAGCTTGCCAAGAACAAGGTAATCTCTATCGATGCCGGACGTAAGTACTTCACGCTCGACCAACTCAAACGTATCATAGACAAGGCGAGCGAGCTCGGCTACTCTGATGTGCATCTTCTCCTAGGAAATGATGGACTTCGCTTCCTCCTTGATGACATGACCATCACAGCTAACGGCAAAACTTATGCAAGTGACGATGTCAAGAAGGCTATCATCGAAGGAACAAAAGCTTACTACGATGATCCAAACGGAACCACTCTTAGTCAAGCTGAAATCACTGAATTGATCGAGTACGCAAAATCAAAAGGCCTCGGAATCATCCCAGCAATCAACAGCCCAGGTCACATGGACGCCATGCTCGTTGCTATGGAAAAACTTGGAATCAAGAATCCTCAAGCCAACTTTGACAAGGTCTCCAAAACAACCATGGATCTTGAAAACGAAGAAGCCATGAACTTTGTCAAAGCCCTCATCGGCAAGTACATGGACTTCTTTGCAGGCAAGACTAAGATCTTCAACTACGGTACAGACGAATATGCCAATGATGCCACCAACGCTCAAGGCTGGTACTACCTCAAATGGTATGGACTCTATGGTAAGTTTGCTGAGTACTCTAACACCCTTGCTGCCATGGCCAAAGAAAGAGGCCTTCAACCAATGGCCTTCAACGATGGTTTCTACTACGAGGACAAGGATGATGTTGAGTTTGACAAGGATGTCATCATCTCTTACTGGTCTAAAGGATGGTGGGGCTACAACCTTGCATCTCCACAGTACCTTGCAAGTAAAGGCTATAAATTCCTTAATACCAACGGGGACTGGTACTACATTCTCGGTCAAAAACCAGAAGATGGCGGTGGCTTCCTCAAAAAAGCTCTCGAAAATACCGAGAAAACTCCATTTAATCAACTAGCATCAACTAAATACCCTGAAGTTGACCTTCCTACTATTGGTAGTATGCTTGCTATCTGGGCAGACAAACCAAGTGCCGAGTACAAGGAAGAAGAAATCTTTGAACTCATGACTGCCTTCGCAGATCACAACAAAGACTACTTCCGTGCTGACTACAATGCTCTCCGTGAGGAGCTTGCTCAAATCCCTACTAACTTGGAAGGATACAGCCAGGAAAGCTTGGATGCTCTAAATGCAGCTAAAGAGGCTCTCAACTACAACCTCAATCGCAGCAAACAAGCCGAGTTAGACGCTCTTGTAGCTAAACTCAAAGCAGCCCGCCTAGGCCTCAAACCAGCAGCAACTCACTCAGGAAGCCTCGATGAAAACGAACTAGCTGCCAACGTTGAAACCAAACCGGAACTCATCACAAGAGCAGAAAAGATTCCATTTGAAGTTATCAAGAAGGAAAATCCGAACCTCCCAGCTAAGCAAGAAAAGATTGTCACACCAGGTGTAGATGGCGAACGCACTCATTACATCTCTGTCCTTACTGAAAATGGTAAACAAACAGAAACCGTTCTAGATAGCCAAGTAACCAAAGAACCTGTGACCCAAGTGGTTGAAATCGGTGCCCCTATTACCCACAAAGGGGATGAAAGTGGCCTTGCTCCAGCTACCGAAGCGAAACCAAGACTGGATATCCAAGAAGAAGAGATTCCGTTCACTACCGTAACACATGAAAATCCACTCTTACTCAAAGGGAAGACTCAAGTCGTTACTAAAGGCGCTAACGGTCGTCGCAGCCATTACTACTCTGTGAGCACTAGTGCTGACGGTAAGGAAGTGAAAACTCTTGTAGATAGCCTTGTGACTCAAGAAGCAGTGACTCAAGTTATTGAAGTCGGAACCCTTGTAACCCATGTAGGAGACGAACACGGTCTTGCTCCAGCCGCAGAAACAAAACCAAGACTGGATATCCAAGAGGAAGAAATTCCATTCACTACTGTGACACGTGAAAATCCTCAATTGCCAAAAGGACAAACGCAAGTTGTTACTAAAGGAGCTAACGGCCACCGTACTGCCTTCTACTCTGTGAACACTACTGCTGATGGAAAAGAAGAAAGAACGCTTGTCAATAGCGTGGTAACACAGGAAGCGGTCACTCAAGTTGTTGAAGTCGGCACTGCCGTTGAGAAAGCTGAGCAAACTGCACCAACTACTGTCAAAGCAGATGAAAAACAACTCCCTGCAACAGGAAGTCAAGACTCTGCAGGCTTGGTCGCAGCAGGACTCATGGCGACTCTAGCAGCCTACGGACTGACTAAGAGAAAAGAAGACTAA
- a CDS encoding aspartate racemase: MKTIGLIGGMSWESTTSYYQIINETIKKKLGGLHSAKILLYSVDFAEIEHYQAVGDWEKSGQLLTDIAQRLEQAGADFIVICTNTMHKVAPQIQEKITIPILHIAQATAQALLADGIQKVGLLGTKYTMTQDFYKEKLIESGLEVLIPDQAGITEVNRIIYDELCLGNIKESSKRTYLAVIDDLKKAGAEAVILGCTEIGLLVKQSDTDLPLYDTTVIHAEKAAEWAVNK, translated from the coding sequence ATGAAAACTATTGGTCTGATTGGTGGTATGAGTTGGGAAAGTACCACATCTTACTACCAAATCATCAACGAAACCATCAAAAAAAAGCTGGGTGGCTTGCATTCAGCTAAGATTCTACTTTATAGTGTTGATTTTGCAGAGATTGAGCATTATCAAGCAGTCGGAGACTGGGAGAAAAGCGGTCAACTTTTGACAGATATTGCTCAGCGCTTGGAGCAAGCAGGTGCGGATTTCATCGTTATTTGTACAAACACCATGCACAAGGTTGCTCCGCAGATACAAGAAAAGATTACGATTCCAATCTTGCATATTGCGCAGGCAACCGCGCAGGCCTTGTTGGCTGACGGTATTCAAAAAGTCGGTCTCCTAGGGACCAAGTACACCATGACTCAAGATTTTTACAAGGAGAAATTAATAGAGTCTGGGTTAGAAGTGCTGATTCCAGACCAAGCTGGAATTACAGAGGTCAATCGAATCATTTATGACGAACTTTGCCTAGGGAACATCAAAGAAAGCTCAAAGCGGACTTATCTTGCCGTTATAGATGATTTGAAAAAAGCAGGCGCTGAAGCTGTTATCTTGGGATGTACCGAGATTGGTCTCCTCGTCAAGCAATCCGACACTGACCTGCCTCTCTACGACACAACAGTGATCCATGCAGAGAAAGCGGCGGAGTGGGCGGTAAATAAGTGA
- a CDS encoding PTS fructose transporter subunit IID codes for MTNSNYKLTKEDFNQINKRSLFTFQLGWNYERMQASGYLYMILPQLRKMYGDGTPELKEMMKVHTQFFNTSPFFHTIIAGFDLAMEEKDGVGSKDAVNGIKTGLMGPFAPLGDTIFGSLVPAIMGSIAATMAIAGQPWGIFLWIAVAVAYDIFRWKQLEFAYKEGVNLINNMQSTLTALIDAASVLGVFMMGALVATMINFDISYKLPIGEKMIDFQDILNSIFPRLLPAIFTAFIFWLLGKKGMNSTKAIGIIIVLAVGLSFIGKFLLGMGA; via the coding sequence ATGACGAATTCTAATTACAAACTTACAAAAGAAGATTTTAATCAAATCAACAAACGTAGCTTGTTTACTTTCCAATTAGGTTGGAACTACGAACGTATGCAAGCTTCTGGTTACCTTTACATGATCTTGCCTCAATTGCGTAAAATGTATGGGGATGGAACTCCTGAATTGAAAGAAATGATGAAAGTTCATACTCAATTCTTCAATACTTCACCATTCTTCCACACAATTATCGCTGGTTTTGACCTTGCCATGGAAGAAAAAGATGGTGTGGGTTCAAAAGATGCCGTTAACGGTATCAAGACAGGTTTGATGGGACCATTTGCTCCTCTTGGAGATACAATCTTTGGTTCACTTGTACCTGCTATCATGGGATCTATCGCAGCAACTATGGCGATCGCTGGCCAACCATGGGGTATCTTCCTTTGGATCGCAGTTGCAGTTGCTTATGATATCTTCCGTTGGAAACAATTGGAATTTGCCTACAAAGAAGGGGTTAACCTTATCAACAACATGCAAAGTACCTTGACAGCTTTGATTGACGCTGCATCTGTACTTGGTGTCTTCATGATGGGTGCTCTTGTAGCAACAATGATCAACTTTGACATTTCTTACAAATTGCCAATCGGTGAAAAGATGATTGACTTCCAAGACATCTTGAACTCAATCTTCCCACGCTTGCTTCCAGCAATCTTTACTGCCTTTATCTTCTGGTTGCTTGGTAAGAAAGGTATGAACTCTACTAAAGCGATCGGTATCATTATCGTTCTTGCAGTAGGTCTTTCATTCATCGGTAAATTCTTGCTTGGAATGGGCGCATAA
- a CDS encoding GntR family transcriptional regulator, translating to MAIPKYQYIKDELKNKIISGQFASGDKFYTEAELIAMYDVSSITVVRALNDLAKDGYIVRQQGKGTFVSRARKHKLVEFSDVEIFETKDDKVTVLSIERGNKLEYLDKLGLRGDQFYYKIERIRQTNDVTYIYHTSYIPEQYINANYPNLDYYSSIYTRFKLDYRIHMSDEHFEEINEIAFPTPEHAASVLGIDTQFPTVFQTKTTKLEATGQVLAYSETYKRADYYKIKFISCNRGH from the coding sequence ATGGCTATTCCTAAATACCAATATATTAAAGATGAATTAAAAAACAAAATCATCTCTGGTCAATTTGCAAGTGGAGATAAATTTTATACAGAAGCCGAATTGATCGCGATGTACGATGTGAGTTCAATCACAGTTGTTCGTGCCTTGAACGACCTTGCTAAAGACGGCTACATTGTCCGCCAACAAGGTAAAGGTACTTTCGTTTCACGTGCCCGCAAGCACAAACTCGTTGAGTTTTCAGATGTCGAAATCTTTGAAACAAAAGACGATAAAGTTACTGTCCTTTCTATCGAGCGCGGAAACAAACTTGAATATTTAGATAAACTTGGACTACGTGGAGATCAATTCTACTATAAGATTGAACGTATTCGTCAGACAAACGACGTGACATACATCTACCACACATCTTATATTCCTGAGCAATACATCAATGCCAACTATCCAAATCTTGACTATTATAGCTCTATCTATACACGTTTCAAATTGGATTACCGCATTCACATGAGTGATGAACATTTTGAGGAAATCAACGAAATCGCATTCCCAACACCAGAGCATGCTGCTTCTGTACTCGGAATCGATACACAATTCCCAACTGTCTTCCAAACGAAGACTACAAAACTTGAGGCCACTGGCCAAGTCCTTGCCTATAGTGAAACTTATAAGCGAGCAGACTACTACAAAATCAAATTCATCTCATGTAACCGAGGTCATTAA
- a CDS encoding PTS fructose transporter subunit IIC, with protein MIQPWQILLLTLYSAYQICDELTIVSSAGSPVFAGFITGLIMGDVTTGLFIGGSLQLFVLGVGTFGGASRIDATSGAVLATAFSISQGIDTDLAITTIAVPVAALLTYFDVLGRMTTTFFAHRIDAAIERFDYKGIERNYLLGALPWALSRALPVFFALAFGGEFVQGVVNLVKEYQWVADGLTLAGRMLPGLGFAILLRYLPVKRNLHYLAMGFGLTAMLTVLYSYVTGLGGAVAGILGTLPADVAEKIGFANNFKGLSMIGISIVGIFLAVVHFKNSQKVAVAAPSTPSESGEIEDDEF; from the coding sequence ATGATACAACCGTGGCAAATTTTACTTCTCACTTTGTACTCAGCTTATCAAATCTGTGATGAGTTGACAATCGTTTCATCTGCAGGTTCCCCTGTATTCGCTGGTTTCATTACTGGTTTGATCATGGGAGATGTGACAACTGGTTTGTTTATCGGTGGTAGCTTGCAGTTGTTCGTTCTCGGGGTTGGTACCTTTGGTGGTGCTTCTCGTATCGACGCAACTTCTGGTGCGGTTCTTGCAACAGCATTCTCTATCTCTCAAGGTATTGATACAGATCTTGCGATTACAACAATCGCTGTACCAGTAGCAGCACTTTTGACATACTTCGACGTTCTTGGACGTATGACAACTACTTTCTTTGCACACCGTATTGATGCTGCGATCGAACGCTTTGACTACAAAGGTATCGAACGCAACTACCTACTTGGTGCGCTTCCATGGGCTCTTTCTCGTGCCCTTCCAGTATTCTTCGCTCTTGCTTTTGGTGGAGAATTCGTACAAGGTGTTGTAAACCTTGTTAAAGAATACCAATGGGTTGCAGACGGTTTGACACTTGCAGGTCGTATGCTTCCAGGTCTTGGATTTGCAATCTTGCTTCGTTACCTTCCAGTTAAACGTAATCTTCACTACCTTGCAATGGGATTCGGTTTGACAGCTATGTTGACTGTTCTTTACTCATATGTAACAGGTCTTGGTGGAGCTGTTGCGGGTATCCTTGGTACTCTTCCTGCTGATGTTGCTGAAAAGATTGGCTTTGCTAACAACTTCAAAGGTTTGTCTATGATCGGTATCTCTATCGTAGGTATCTTCCTTGCAGTTGTTCACTTTAAGAACAGCCAAAAAGTAGCTGTAGCAGCACCTTCTACACCATCAGAAAGTGGGGAAATCGAAGATGACGAATTCTAA
- a CDS encoding beta-galactosidase, whose translation MTRFKIEDDFYLDEKPFKILSGAIHYFRIPAEDWYHSLYNLKALGFNTVETYVAWNLHEPVEGEFDFEGARNLERFLQIAQDLGLYAIVRPSPFICAEWEFGGLPAWLLTKDMRIRSSDPAYIEAVARYYDQLLPRLVPRLLDNGGNILMMQVENEYGSYGEDKSYLRAIRKLMEDRGIDCPLFTSDGPWRATLKAGTLIEDDLFVTGNFGSKAPYNFSQMQEFFDEHGKKWPLMCMEFWDGWFNRWKEPIITRDPKELAEAVREVLEQGSINLYMFHGGTNFGFMNGCSARGTLDLPQVTSYDYDALLDEEGNPTAKYLAVKKMMATHFPEYPQLEPLYKESMEIGSIPLVEKVSLFETLDSLSSPTESLYPKAMEELGQSYGYLLYRNEASWDAEEERLRIIDGRDRAQLFVDGQWIATQYQTEIGEDIYCQGNREGFSEIDILIENMGRVNYGHKFLADTQRKGIRTGVCKDLHFLLNWKQYPLPLDNPEKIDFSKGWTEGQPAFYAFDFTVEEPKDTYLDLSEFGKGVAFVNGRHLGRFWNVGPTLSLYIPHSYLKEGANRIIIFETEGEYKEEIHLTRKPTLKHIKGENL comes from the coding sequence ATGACCAGATTTAAAATTGAGGACGATTTCTATTTAGACGAAAAACCGTTCAAGATTTTGTCCGGCGCCATTCATTATTTTAGAATTCCAGCAGAGGATTGGTATCATTCTCTCTATAACTTAAAGGCGCTTGGCTTTAATACAGTCGAGACTTATGTAGCTTGGAATTTACACGAACCTGTTGAAGGGGAGTTTGATTTTGAAGGTGCCAGAAATTTGGAGAGATTTCTTCAAATTGCACAAGATCTAGGTCTCTATGCCATTGTACGCCCGTCTCCATTTATCTGTGCGGAATGGGAATTTGGTGGCTTGCCGGCTTGGCTCTTGACCAAGGACATGCGAATTCGCTCGTCCGACCCGGCCTACATCGAGGCTGTTGCTCGCTATTATGACCAATTATTGCCAAGGCTTGTGCCTCGCTTGTTGGATAATGGTGGAAACATTCTTATGATGCAAGTCGAAAATGAATATGGCTCTTATGGAGAAGATAAGTCTTATCTACGAGCAATTCGGAAATTGATGGAAGACCGAGGGATTGATTGCCCACTCTTTACTTCAGATGGCCCATGGAGGGCTACTCTGAAAGCCGGAACCTTGATCGAAGACGATCTCTTTGTGACAGGAAACTTCGGTTCTAAAGCTCCGTACAACTTTTCACAGATGCAGGAATTCTTTGATGAGCATGGCAAGAAATGGCCCCTCATGTGTATGGAATTCTGGGATGGTTGGTTCAACCGTTGGAAAGAACCCATCATCACTCGTGATCCTAAAGAATTGGCAGAAGCTGTTCGAGAGGTATTGGAGCAAGGCTCTATCAACCTTTACATGTTCCATGGAGGGACAAACTTTGGTTTCATGAATGGTTGCTCGGCTCGAGGGACTCTGGATTTGCCACAAGTCACATCTTATGACTATGATGCCCTTCTCGATGAAGAAGGAAATCCAACTGCTAAATACTTAGCAGTCAAGAAGATGATGGCAACCCACTTCCCAGAGTATCCACAGTTGGAACCACTCTATAAGGAAAGCATGGAGATAGGGTCCATTCCATTGGTCGAAAAAGTTTCCTTGTTTGAAACTCTGGATAGTCTCTCTAGTCCTACTGAGAGCCTCTATCCAAAAGCGATGGAAGAACTTGGTCAAAGTTATGGCTACCTTCTCTACCGCAATGAGGCAAGTTGGGATGCAGAAGAAGAACGTCTCCGTATCATCGATGGACGTGACCGAGCTCAACTCTTTGTAGATGGTCAATGGATTGCTACTCAATACCAGACAGAGATTGGTGAAGATATCTACTGTCAGGGCAACCGAGAAGGCTTTTCAGAGATTGACATCTTGATTGAAAATATGGGGCGTGTCAACTACGGACATAAGTTCTTGGCAGATACGCAACGTAAAGGAATTCGTACAGGTGTCTGCAAGGATCTACATTTCTTACTGAATTGGAAACAATATCCACTGCCACTGGATAATCCTGAGAAGATTGATTTTTCAAAAGGATGGACAGAAGGACAACCAGCCTTTTACGCTTTCGACTTTACTGTTGAAGAGCCGAAGGATACCTACTTAGACTTGTCTGAGTTTGGTAAGGGAGTTGCCTTTGTCAACGGGCGTCACTTAGGACGTTTCTGGAACGTCGGCCCGACCCTCTCACTTTATATCCCTCATAGCTATCTCAAGGAAGGTGCTAACCGCATCATCATCTTTGAAACTGAGGGCGAATATAAAGAAGAGATTCATTTAACTCGTAAACCTACACTAAAACACATAAAGGGGGAAAACTTATGA
- a CDS encoding PTS mannose transporter subunit IIAB, whose protein sequence is MTIVGCRIDGRLIHGQVANLWAGKLNVSRIMVVDDEVVNNDIEKSGLKLATPPGVKLSILPVEKAAVNILAGKYDSQRLFIVARKPDRFLGLVEAGVPLETLNVGNMSQTPETRSITRSINVVDKDVEDFHKLAEKGVKLTAQMVPNDPVSDFLSLLK, encoded by the coding sequence ATGACAATTGTAGGATGCCGTATCGATGGACGTTTGATCCACGGTCAAGTAGCCAATCTTTGGGCTGGAAAACTAAATGTTTCACGCATTATGGTTGTAGACGACGAAGTTGTTAACAACGATATTGAAAAGAGTGGTTTGAAACTTGCGACACCACCAGGTGTGAAACTCAGTATCTTGCCAGTTGAGAAAGCAGCAGTAAATATCCTTGCTGGTAAATACGATAGCCAACGTCTCTTTATCGTTGCACGTAAACCAGACCGTTTCCTTGGTTTGGTCGAAGCAGGTGTTCCGCTTGAAACACTCAACGTTGGCAATATGTCTCAAACACCAGAAACTCGCTCTATCACACGTTCTATCAACGTGGTAGACAAGGATGTGGAAGATTTCCACAAACTAGCAGAAAAAGGTGTGAAACTCACTGCTCAAATGGTTCCAAATGATCCAGTTTCAGACTTTTTGAGCTTATTAAAATAG